A genomic region of Methanothermobacter sp. CaT2 contains the following coding sequences:
- a CDS encoding S24/S26 family peptidase: MKKVLIAIAVLAIIAVSGAFYYLDHVDSVDITIKTDGVNITVEADTIFFQKVPAGMEQEIGDYMADVINDPDSTVESIKKDVTDIAERYGYREVNVRIESQFGVDQLPMPAVVSGDSMYPTLKDGQDLIVLKTDRYSVGDIVIARHPEYGLIVKRVGKIEPERVYLMSDNKKVERIYTPTSVIVRTPLNTWVPRSAIVGVVKEY; this comes from the coding sequence ATGAAGAAGGTTCTGATTGCCATTGCAGTGCTTGCTATCATCGCGGTTTCAGGTGCATTTTACTACCTTGATCATGTGGATTCTGTTGACATAACCATAAAGACCGATGGTGTTAACATCACCGTTGAGGCCGACACCATCTTCTTCCAGAAGGTCCCCGCAGGGATGGAGCAGGAGATAGGGGACTACATGGCGGATGTCATCAATGACCCTGACAGCACCGTTGAATCAATAAAAAAGGACGTTACTGACATAGCAGAGAGGTACGGTTACAGGGAGGTTAACGTCAGGATAGAGTCACAGTTCGGTGTTGACCAGCTCCCAATGCCGGCCGTTGTGAGCGGTGACTCAATGTATCCAACACTGAAGGACGGCCAGGACCTCATAGTCCTCAAGACAGACAGGTACAGCGTGGGGGACATAGTAATAGCAAGGCACCCTGAATACGGCCTCATTGTGAAGAGGGTCGGCAAGATCGAACCTGAAAGGGTCTACCTGATGAGTGATAACAAGAAGGTTGAACGCATCTACACTCCGACCTCCGTTATTGTGAGAACACCCCTGAACACCTGGGTTCCAAGGTCAGCCATTGTGGGTGTTGTGAAGGAGTACTGA
- a CDS encoding zinc metalloprotease HtpX has protein sequence MRRLSTWKLKLRMFLATVLLFGLIYAILMVVGSILGLGGPLFYALLGFGVIFLQYLISPKIVELTMNVHYVSEAEAPRLHAMVDELARRAGIPKPRVGIAEIALPNAFAFGRTKADGRVCVTRGILNLLDEEELRAVLGHEISHIKHSDMIVMTLVSAVPLICYYIFWSTVFSRDDEANLVGIAALLAYFIGQLIVLFISRTREYYADQGSVEIGGQPHKLASALYKLVYGSAQFNRDDLKQVEGVKAFFLNDVSAAYGEIEDLRQLDMNMDGTIDLAELQRIKYGGVKVGLGARILELLSTHPNMLKRVERLSKFT, from the coding sequence ATGAGAAGACTCAGCACATGGAAACTGAAGCTCAGAATGTTCCTGGCGACAGTACTTTTATTCGGATTGATCTATGCGATACTCATGGTCGTAGGATCCATCCTGGGACTTGGAGGACCACTCTTCTATGCCCTCCTGGGTTTCGGAGTGATATTCCTGCAGTACCTCATCTCCCCGAAGATAGTGGAACTCACAATGAACGTCCACTACGTGAGCGAAGCAGAAGCACCCCGACTGCATGCAATGGTCGATGAACTTGCACGAAGGGCCGGCATACCCAAACCAAGGGTCGGAATAGCGGAGATCGCATTGCCCAACGCATTCGCCTTCGGAAGAACAAAGGCTGATGGAAGGGTGTGCGTGACCCGGGGGATACTCAACCTTCTTGATGAGGAGGAACTGAGGGCAGTCCTCGGACATGAGATATCCCATATAAAGCACAGCGACATGATAGTCATGACCCTGGTGAGCGCCGTCCCCCTCATATGCTACTACATATTCTGGAGCACGGTCTTCAGCAGGGATGATGAGGCAAATCTGGTGGGTATTGCAGCCCTCCTCGCATACTTCATAGGCCAGCTCATAGTACTCTTCATATCAAGGACAAGGGAGTACTACGCTGACCAGGGTAGTGTGGAGATTGGTGGTCAGCCACACAAACTTGCAAGCGCACTCTACAAGCTTGTCTACGGCTCAGCCCAGTTCAACAGGGACGACCTGAAACAGGTCGAGGGTGTCAAGGCCTTCTTCCTGAATGATGTGTCAGCGGCGTACGGTGAGATAGAGGACCTCCGCCAGCTTGACATGAACATGGATGGGACCATAGACCTCGCTGAACTCCAGAGGATAAAATACGGTGGAGTTAAGGTCGGACTGGGTGCAAGGATCCTTGAACTGTTATCAACACACCCGAACATGCTTAAGAGGGTTGAGAGGCTGTCCAAATTCACCTGA
- a CDS encoding Ig-like domain-containing protein produces the protein MLVTIFALIGSSQAVQIGNTSYGYVEKDYYGNQSSNETIGLIIGVHPRESGIHEAVRKTLQTSNLTKRYVLYSVHVTSNAYDYSKGRMNGQLLARNFIVPDVKNEKPMLVIDCHENLYRQSGYAYPRFLYVISENLATINYTEQIVSRMGFLRVYTPPKATSPQYVTVPIASQGYSTIIYETYKYDSQSRKLSDAGMFISCLESLRTYISRGINITSSSPAAGAVTSRRPIIRVTFSKTIKPGRYWSRVTLKNRYGKSVRVRTWVSGNTLYVKPVYRLSRNSWYTLTIPAGALVDAPENKWTLRFRTGRR, from the coding sequence ATGTTAGTGACCATCTTTGCCCTTATCGGATCCAGTCAGGCCGTCCAGATAGGCAATACAAGTTACGGCTATGTTGAGAAGGACTACTACGGTAACCAGAGCTCCAATGAGACCATAGGACTCATAATAGGGGTTCATCCCCGTGAGTCAGGTATACATGAAGCCGTGAGGAAGACCCTCCAGACCTCAAACCTCACAAAAAGATACGTCCTCTACAGCGTCCATGTGACATCCAATGCCTACGACTACTCGAAGGGCCGTATGAACGGCCAGCTACTTGCAAGGAACTTCATTGTACCTGATGTAAAGAATGAGAAGCCCATGCTGGTCATTGACTGCCATGAAAACCTTTACCGTCAGAGTGGATACGCATACCCCCGCTTCCTCTATGTGATCTCAGAGAACCTTGCAACCATAAATTACACGGAACAGATAGTATCCAGGATGGGCTTCCTGAGAGTATATACACCCCCAAAGGCAACGAGTCCTCAGTACGTGACAGTGCCGATAGCCTCACAGGGATACAGCACCATAATATATGAGACCTATAAATATGACAGCCAGTCAAGAAAGCTCAGCGACGCAGGTATGTTCATATCATGCCTTGAAAGCCTCAGAACCTACATTTCAAGGGGTATAAACATCACTTCAAGTAGCCCGGCTGCGGGAGCTGTAACCTCAAGGAGGCCGATAATAAGGGTCACCTTCTCAAAGACAATAAAACCTGGAAGGTACTGGAGCAGGGTAACCCTCAAAAACAGGTATGGTAAATCTGTGAGGGTCAGGACATGGGTTTCCGGTAACACCCTCTATGTGAAACCAGTCTACAGGCTATCCCGGAACAGCTGGTACACCCTCACCATACCGGCCGGTGCACTGGTTGACGCCCCAGAGAATAAATGGACGCTTAGGTTCAGGACCGGGAGAAGATAG
- a CDS encoding AAA family ATPase — protein MPKLIISGRGGSGKSTLVTLIAHTLKEQKKRVLVVDSDESNIGLSGILGIEPAEKTLMDYLGGKPRVMKKLRSMIRDGETEPELFREKFDLESLSQEFVCWVGSLGLMQIGKIDHAMEGCACPMGAVTRDFLNHVRLEEDQWVLVDTEAGVEHFGRGIVEGADAVVMVVDPSSDAVLLAEKAAKLTHEADKRFGVILNKIDEETEPILTELLTSEGNEIKGVLPYSPAITKMNLKGESLGAYAVKNEVDEIIRELMKC, from the coding sequence ATGCCCAAGTTAATTATTAGTGGTCGAGGCGGAAGTGGAAAGAGCACGCTGGTAACTTTAATAGCTCACACACTTAAAGAACAGAAAAAAAGGGTCCTGGTTGTTGATTCGGATGAATCTAATATTGGATTAAGTGGGATCTTAGGAATTGAGCCAGCAGAGAAAACTCTCATGGATTATCTTGGCGGTAAACCTCGTGTAATGAAAAAGTTGAGGTCAATGATCAGAGATGGGGAAACTGAACCCGAACTTTTCAGGGAAAAATTTGATCTAGAGAGTCTATCACAGGAATTTGTGTGCTGGGTTGGATCTTTAGGTTTAATGCAGATAGGAAAAATTGATCATGCAATGGAGGGATGTGCCTGTCCTATGGGAGCTGTAACGAGAGATTTCCTGAATCATGTAAGATTAGAAGAAGATCAATGGGTTTTAGTAGATACTGAAGCAGGAGTAGAACACTTCGGGCGTGGAATAGTGGAGGGGGCAGATGCTGTAGTGATGGTGGTAGATCCTTCCAGTGATGCAGTTCTACTAGCAGAAAAGGCTGCAAAACTTACCCATGAAGCAGATAAACGTTTTGGAGTAATCCTCAACAAAATTGATGAGGAAACGGAGCCAATTTTGACAGAACTATTAACTTCAGAGGGTAACGAAATTAAAGGTGTTCTACCTTATTCACCAGCTATAACCAAAATGAATCTAAAAGGGGAATCACTGGGAGCATATGCTGTTAAAAATGAAGTGGATGAAATCATCAGGGAATTAATGAAATGTTAG
- a CDS encoding dTDP-4-dehydrorhamnose 3,5-epimerase family protein, with protein sequence MIKGWNLHSKQEDRLICVVGMVKLALYDYREDSPTYQVLNEIFMGEKCPCVVYIPPGIFHGTKNIGNKISVVIGMPSLLYDPENVDERRVNPLDNDIIPYNWNCRME encoded by the coding sequence ATGATCAAGGGCTGGAATCTTCACTCTAAACAGGAAGATCGTCTGATCTGTGTCGTGGGAATGGTAAAGCTTGCCCTATATGATTACAGGGAAGATTCACCTACATATCAGGTCCTTAATGAGATATTTATGGGTGAAAAATGTCCCTGTGTAGTCTATATCCCTCCTGGAATTTTTCACGGTACGAAAAATATAGGTAATAAAATATCGGTGGTAATCGGAATGCCTTCTCTTCTTTACGATCCTGAAAATGTTGATGAAAGGAGGGTCAATCCTCTTGATAATGATATAATCCCTTATAACTGGAACTGTAGGATGGAATAA
- a CDS encoding dTDP-4-dehydrorhamnose 3,5-epimerase family protein, with amino-acid sequence MKPKSLKNFDELEKPRVQNIPGFYGEKLIDGVVINDLKMFSDERGFLMELLRLDDKKLKGENIRQINCFIFLSKDDQGLESSL; translated from the coding sequence ATGAAACCAAAAAGTTTAAAAAATTTTGATGAACTGGAAAAGCCACGAGTTCAAAATATTCCAGGTTTTTATGGAGAAAAACTCATTGACGGAGTGGTTATAAATGATCTGAAAATGTTCAGTGATGAAAGGGGATTCCTGATGGAACTCCTTCGTTTGGATGACAAGAAACTGAAAGGAGAGAATATCAGGCAAATTAATTGCTTCATATTCCTATCCAAAGATGATCAAGGGCTGGAATCTTCACTCTAA
- a CDS encoding flavin reductase family protein, whose amino-acid sequence MILENFKRESLIPLPVAFISTTSKDGIRNIAPYSCVMPVLRPFDLICVASAKMRDTVVNIKDTGEFVINMPGVEMVDKVIPTASHVLFDVNEFELADLKEKPSKKVKAPGIEGCYAWMECKLHNIYEDEYEGFPYLLILGKVVHLEVDDDIYNPEDGSWDIEKANPLMMVESDRGMHFCTVSDINKFEPYGAMFPDGKDPLAWMYEKGETRE is encoded by the coding sequence ATGATACTTGAAAATTTTAAGAGAGAATCTCTGATACCGCTGCCAGTGGCATTTATCTCAACGACAAGTAAAGATGGAATTAGGAACATAGCACCTTATTCATGTGTTATGCCAGTTTTACGCCCCTTTGATCTGATCTGTGTGGCTTCAGCAAAGATGAGAGACACGGTTGTTAATATCAAAGACACTGGGGAATTTGTTATTAATATGCCAGGGGTTGAAATGGTTGATAAAGTGATACCAACAGCTTCGCATGTTCTTTTTGATGTTAATGAATTTGAACTGGCGGATTTAAAGGAAAAACCCTCAAAAAAGGTCAAAGCACCGGGAATTGAAGGGTGTTATGCATGGATGGAATGTAAACTGCATAACATTTATGAAGATGAGTATGAAGGCTTTCCTTATTTATTGATCCTCGGTAAAGTTGTGCATCTTGAAGTGGACGATGATATCTACAACCCAGAAGATGGTTCATGGGACATAGAGAAGGCTAACCCTTTAATGATGGTAGAATCGGATCGTGGAATGCATTTCTGCACTGTTAGCGATATCAATAAATTTGAACCCTACGGTGCAATGTTCCCGGATGGCAAGGATCCTTTAGCATGGATGTATGAAAAAGGGGAGACCCGCGAATGA
- a CDS encoding histidinol phosphate phosphatase domain-containing protein, which produces MRKRIDLHTHSLLSDGELLPSELARRACVLGHEAIAITDHIDASNINTITNLIDAVEDIGDNWDITVIPGAEITHAPVEIIEKLAVRARRLGAEVIVVHGETLVEPVIPGTNHAAVSCPEVDILAHPGLITIEDVELARENDVTLEISARKGHCLGNGHVAAIAGEVGVPIVIDTDTHAPGDLIDYEMARRIGLGAGLTESEVEEALVRNPRRLLKRNGIL; this is translated from the coding sequence ATTAGAAAGAGGATAGATCTTCACACCCACAGCCTCCTGAGTGACGGTGAGCTCCTGCCATCCGAACTTGCAAGGAGGGCCTGTGTACTTGGACATGAGGCAATAGCCATCACTGACCACATAGACGCCTCGAACATAAACACCATAACAAACCTCATCGACGCCGTGGAGGACATAGGTGATAACTGGGACATCACCGTTATCCCTGGGGCTGAGATCACACATGCGCCCGTTGAGATAATTGAGAAACTTGCAGTGAGGGCAAGGAGGCTCGGGGCCGAGGTGATTGTTGTACACGGCGAAACCCTGGTGGAGCCGGTGATCCCCGGCACCAACCATGCAGCGGTAAGCTGCCCGGAGGTTGATATACTGGCCCATCCGGGCCTGATAACGATTGAGGACGTTGAACTGGCCCGTGAGAATGATGTGACCCTTGAGATAAGTGCCAGGAAGGGGCACTGCCTTGGTAATGGTCACGTGGCAGCCATTGCAGGGGAGGTTGGTGTTCCCATCGTGATTGACACGGATACCCATGCACCTGGGGATCTGATCGACTATGAGATGGCACGGAGGATAGGCCTCGGGGCCGGTCTAACCGAGTCTGAAGTGGAGGAGGCACTTGTGAGGAACCCCAGGAGGCTCCTTAAAAGGAATGGTATCCTCTGA
- a CDS encoding pantoate kinase has translation MKPRVFVPAHITGFFEVVMHRDPLRSGSRGAGVVLDRGVKTGVKLRGSDDTTKVRVNGRRDDDGVSIRAVEILRELTGFSEGVSIHHEVEVPIGCGFGTSAACALGSVLAIASELELPITFNRAGEVAHRAEVELGTGLGDLIAEVTGGMVIRTREGPPGYGRVDRIIQDGLHVITRTLGELDTASVIHDDAHVRAINRMGGGMIDRLLERPAPARFMELSREFAEGAALIPQELREPLEELSEGTLGASMAMLGNTVFALSEDPDAGGAGTSTYGIDQLGARFI, from the coding sequence ATGAAGCCCAGGGTCTTTGTACCAGCACACATAACAGGATTCTTCGAGGTTGTAATGCACAGGGACCCCCTGAGGTCAGGGTCCAGGGGGGCCGGTGTCGTCCTGGACAGGGGTGTTAAAACCGGGGTGAAGCTCAGGGGTTCAGATGACACCACGAAGGTGAGGGTGAACGGAAGGAGAGATGATGATGGAGTTAGCATTAGGGCCGTTGAAATCCTGAGGGAGCTCACAGGGTTCAGTGAGGGGGTGAGTATCCACCACGAGGTGGAGGTGCCCATAGGGTGTGGTTTCGGGACATCAGCCGCCTGCGCTCTCGGGAGCGTCCTTGCAATTGCATCTGAACTGGAACTTCCCATCACCTTCAACAGGGCAGGTGAGGTGGCACACCGTGCAGAGGTTGAACTCGGAACCGGTCTCGGGGACCTCATAGCTGAGGTAACAGGTGGAATGGTCATCAGGACCCGGGAGGGACCGCCAGGGTACGGGAGGGTTGACAGGATCATCCAGGACGGCCTCCACGTTATAACCCGGACGCTGGGGGAACTTGACACCGCATCGGTGATACATGATGATGCCCATGTGAGGGCCATCAACAGGATGGGGGGTGGTATGATAGACCGCCTGCTTGAGAGACCAGCTCCGGCCCGGTTCATGGAACTCTCCCGGGAGTTTGCAGAGGGGGCAGCCCTCATCCCCCAGGAGCTCAGGGAACCCCTGGAGGAACTCTCAGAGGGTACGCTGGGTGCCTCCATGGCCATGCTTGGGAACACAGTATTCGCCCTATCAGAGGACCCTGACGCCGGTGGCGCTGGCACCAGTACCTACGGTATCGACCAGCTGGGTGCAAGGTTCATATGA
- a CDS encoding trans-aconitate 2-methyltransferase, translated as MIRIVYDINIYREVLREVLEPSHTVVELGCHVGNSTRIISDLVPEGRVVAVDNSPEAVEVMESLSRERDNVEFISGDVRLHETLEKVCTMIDSCDVLSVDLGGGYHPDTTFKVYFIWSSTLKPGVSIIRNRGLLDFVCSSITEESFTSRYGWLESSGDAGIPPRLREFKLWSSKIYKEGAHDRQKD; from the coding sequence ATGATAAGGATAGTGTATGATATCAACATCTACCGTGAGGTCCTCAGGGAGGTCCTTGAACCATCCCACACCGTCGTGGAGCTTGGCTGCCACGTGGGTAACTCAACGCGCATAATCTCGGACCTTGTACCTGAGGGGAGGGTTGTGGCCGTCGACAACAGCCCCGAGGCTGTCGAGGTAATGGAGTCCCTCAGCAGGGAACGTGACAACGTTGAATTTATCTCAGGGGATGTGCGGCTCCATGAAACCCTCGAGAAGGTCTGCACCATGATAGACAGCTGTGATGTTCTCAGCGTGGACCTTGGAGGTGGCTACCACCCGGATACAACCTTCAAGGTCTACTTCATCTGGTCATCCACACTCAAACCAGGGGTCTCCATCATAAGGAACCGGGGGCTCCTGGACTTTGTATGCTCATCCATCACCGAAGAGTCATTCACCTCCAGGTATGGATGGCTTGAGTCAAGTGGGGACGCTGGAATCCCCCCACGACTCAGGGAATTTAAGCTCTGGTCCAGCAAGATATACAAGGAGGGTGCCCATGATAGGCAAAAGGATTAG
- a CDS encoding 2-amino-3,7-dideoxy-D-threo-hept-6-ulosonate synthase — translation MIGKRIRIERIINRKTDRTVIVPLDHGVSIGPVRGIIDMAGTIDEVASGGANAVLMHKGMVRSGHRGYGRDIGLIIHLSASTGLGPDPNHKVLVTSVEKALKLGADAVSVHVNVGSEREPEMLIKLGTVAEICDDWGMPLIAMMYPRGKKIDDEHDPEVVKLAARAGAELGADIIKTNYTGDPDTFRDVVKGCPVPVVIAGGPKIETEEELLQMVSDSVEAGGAGVAIGRNIFQADSPANMTGAIAGIVHDGLSVEEAVRILKGGE, via the coding sequence ATGATAGGCAAAAGGATTAGGATTGAGAGGATAATCAACAGGAAGACGGACAGGACTGTCATAGTACCCCTCGATCACGGAGTCTCCATTGGACCCGTTCGCGGGATAATCGACATGGCAGGCACCATAGATGAGGTTGCAAGTGGCGGTGCAAACGCCGTTCTCATGCACAAGGGAATGGTCAGGAGTGGACACAGGGGATACGGGAGGGACATAGGACTCATAATACACCTCTCGGCCAGCACAGGCCTCGGCCCCGACCCAAACCACAAGGTCCTTGTGACCTCAGTTGAGAAGGCCCTCAAGCTGGGTGCCGACGCGGTATCCGTCCATGTGAATGTGGGATCCGAAAGGGAACCCGAGATGCTGATAAAACTCGGAACCGTTGCAGAGATCTGTGATGACTGGGGCATGCCCCTCATTGCCATGATGTACCCCAGGGGTAAGAAGATAGATGATGAGCACGACCCGGAGGTCGTGAAGCTGGCAGCCCGTGCAGGCGCAGAGCTCGGTGCAGACATAATAAAGACCAACTACACCGGTGACCCTGACACCTTCAGGGACGTTGTGAAGGGGTGCCCGGTCCCTGTGGTGATAGCTGGCGGACCAAAGATAGAGACAGAGGAGGAGCTACTCCAGATGGTCAGTGACTCTGTGGAGGCAGGGGGCGCAGGGGTCGCCATTGGAAGGAACATATTCCAGGCCGATTCACCTGCAAACATGACAGGGGCCATAGCAGGCATAGTCCATGATGGCCTGAGTGTCGAGGAGGCCGTCAGGATACTGAAGGGTGGCGAGTGA